The following are encoded together in the Juglans microcarpa x Juglans regia isolate MS1-56 chromosome 2D, Jm3101_v1.0, whole genome shotgun sequence genome:
- the LOC121249954 gene encoding G-type lectin S-receptor-like serine/threonine-protein kinase At4g03230 — translation MISRGSKIFSTFSKSFLSYSIFFIFCIHLLCLSQLYCSARHILKEDELITDKDNGSTLVLVGGDFEFGFFTPNGSSSPNRFVGIWYRLDPKAVVWVANRESPIPTGVIGVIRIAEDGNLKVLDTATKNVYWSTDQLEIPPSRNRSVKLMDSGNLVFSDDQLKVLWESFKHPTDTFLPGMKMDESLTLTSWAGVGDPGMGIYTFKRTPDQEEEDQVDYMIIKKPQVRHWIKSWRSHSEEKLDHVIADLLSNFSMRNVSKSSKTSSSRDLYMGLPALARNNGLRRLVMDYTGKLQFLWFIGDQHKWFSIWSEPRDECSIHNACGKSGAVCNINNKIRRCKCLPGFKPHNPERWDSGVFSGGCSRISDLYCGEKERTAFLGLKMIKVSDESRPFAVENETECSKACLDNCDECQAYSYQELGNSMRRGQNGTRNNCLIWIDDLTGLQEEYAEGRNLSVRVAKKSDIESTARDCEPCGTNIIPYPLSTRPNCGEPMYFSFYCNDSTGQVSFMPAYSTPGYRIESIDPSTRTFVIQVKYAGNRTVAGNSEGNLRLISSLLFNVTRWLSSDEVEIRWNPPPEPTCISSSDCMAWTNSTCMATTDGEERCHCNPNFRWDALNLHCVKVAGHNRRYPIVLGTIAIVILIIMILCFVYYLKRRRVANRNDSRSNQGNQTLNLYDTERRVQDLISSAEFKEEDKKGIDVPFFDLGSILAATDNFSEANKLGQGGFGPVYKGKFTGGQLIAIKRLSRGSGQGLEEFKNEVVLIAKLQHRNLVRLLGYCIVGDEKMLLYEYMPNKSLDSFLFDRTLCVLLSWEIRFNIILGIARGLLYLHQDSRLRIIHRDLKTSNVLLDEEMNPKISDFGLARIFGGKQTEGSTTRVVGTYGYMSPEYALDGYFSVKSDVFSFGVVVLEIISGKRNTGFYQSEQTLSLLGYAWKSWKENRALDLMDQALRETCNPNEFLRCVVVGLLCVQEDPADRPSMSNAVFMLGSENATLPTPKQPAFVVRRSLSGTASSSSKPEIFNELTVTLEEGR, via the exons ATGATAAGCAGAGGAAGCAAAATCTTCAGTACATTTTCTAAAAGTTTCTTGTCATATTcgatcttcttcatcttttgcaTACATTTGTTGTGTTTATCTCAATTATATTGCAGTGCTAGACATATTTTGAAGGAAGACGAATTGATTACCGACAAGGATAATGGATCAACTCTTGTGTTGGTTGGAGGAGACTTTGAGTTTGGGTTCTTTACCCCTAATGGAAGCTCTAGCCCCAACAGGTTCGTCGGAATATGGTATCGATTGGATCCAAAAGCTGTTGTATGGGTTGCCAACCGAGAGTCTCCAATACCTACCGGTGTCATTGGAGTCATTAGAATTGCAGAAGATGGCAACCTCAAGGTATTGGATACAGCTACAAAGAATGTATATTGGTCTACAGATCAACTTGAAATACCCCCGTCTAGAAATCGGTCTGTGAAGCTCATGGATTCTGGAAACCTGGTCTTTAGCGACGATCAGTTAAAAGTTCTGTGGGAAAGCTTTAAACATCCAACCGATACATTTCTTCCAGGTATGAAGATGGATGAAAGCCTTACATTGACTTCATGGGCTGGCGTTGGTGACCCTGGAATGGGAATTTACACGTTCAAACGAACTCcagatcaagaagaagaagatcaagtcGACTACATGATTATCAAAAAACCACAAGTCCGTCACTGGATCAAAAGTTGGAGATCGCACTCGGAAGAAAAGCTTGATCATGTCATTGCAGACTTACTATCAAATTTCAGCATGCGGAATGTCAGCAAGAGCAGCAAAACTTCTAGTAGTAGGGACTTGTACATGGGATTGCCCGCTTTGGCTCGTAATAATGGTTTAAGAAGGTTGGTGATGGATTACACTGGAAAGTTACAGTTCTTGTGGTTTATTGGTGATCAACATAAGTGGTTTTCGATATGGTCGGAGCCAAGAGATGAGTGTAGCATTCATAATGCTTGCGGGAAATCTGGCGCCGTCTGCAACATTAACAACAAAATACGTCGATGCAAATGCTTGCCAGGGTTCAAGCCTCATAATCCCGAGAGATGGGATTCGGGAGTGTTTTCTGGCGGGTGCTCCAGAATTTCGGATCTATATTGTGGCGAGAAGGAGAGAACCGCGTTCTTGGGCTTAAAGATGATAAAGGTGAGCGACGAAAGCAGACCTTTCGCTGTAGAAAATGAAACAGAATGCAGTAAGGCGTGCCTTGACAACTGTGATGAGTGCCAGGCCTATTCGTATCAGGAACTTGGAAACAGCATGCGAAGAGGTCAAAATGGTACGAGAAACAACTGCTTGATTTGGATTGACGATCTAACAGGTCTTCAAGAGGAGTACGCGGAAGGTCGTAACCTTTCTGTTCGCGTGGCAAAAAAATCTGATATAG AATCAACCGCAAGGGATTGCGAGCCTTGTGGAACAAACATAATCCCCTACCCACTGAGCACCAGACCAAATTGTGGCGAACCCATGTATTTTAGTTTCTACTGCAACGATTCCACCGGCCAAGTTAGCTTCATGCCGGCATACAGTACCCCTGGCTATCGAATTGAAAGCATCGATCCAAGTACACGAACTTTTGTCATCCAAGTCAAATATGCAGGAAATCGTACTGTTGCGGGAAATTCAGAAGGAAATCTGCGGCTCATTTCTTCATTGCTATTTAACGTGACCCGGTGGCTTTCTTCTGATGAAGTAGAGATTCGTTGGAACCCACCGCCGGAGCCGACTTGCATATCATCCTCAGACTGCATGGCTTGGACAAATTCAACTTGCATGGCAACAACAGATGGAGAGGAGAGGTGCCATTGCAATCCAAACTTCCGATGGGATGCCCTAAACTTACATTGTGTTAAAG TAGCTGGTCACAACAGGCGTTATCCAATTGTCCTGGGGACTATTGCAATTGTAATTCTCATCATCATGATCTTGTGTTTTGTGTACTATCTGAAAAGAAGGCGAGTGGCCAATAGAAATG ATAGCAGAAGTAATCAGGGAAATCAGACATTAAACTTGTATGACACTGAGAGACGTGTCCAAGATTTGATATCTTCAGCTGAGTTCAAAGAAGAGGATAAGAAAGGGATTGATGTACCATTTTTTGATTTGGGTAGTATACTAGCAGCTACAGATAACTTCTCAGAGGCAAACAAGCTTGGACAAGGTGGTTTTGGGCCTGTTTACAAG GGTAAGTTTACAGGTGGACAACTGATTGCTATAAAGAGGCTGTCACGTGGTTCGGGGCAAGGCttagaagaatttaaaaatgagGTTGTGTTGATTGCAAAACTTCAACATAGAAATCTAGTTAGACTTCTTGGATATTGCATTGTTGGAGACGAAAAGATGTTACTCTATGAATACATGCCCAACAAAAGCTTAGACTCCTTTTTATTTG ATCGAACGCTATGTGTGTTATTGAGCTGGGAGATACGCTTCAACATCATTCTGGGAATTGCTCGAGGACTGCTTTATCTTCACCAAGATTCTAGGTTGAGGATTATTCATAGAGATTTGAAAACAAGCAACGTTCTCCTAGATGAGGAGATGAACCCCAAGATTTCTGACTTCGGCTTGGCAAGAATATTTGGAGGCAAACAAACTGAGGGAAGCACAACCAGAGTAGTTGGAACTTA CGGCTACATGTCTCCAGAATATGCGTTGGACGGATATTTCTCAGTCAAGTCTGATGTCTTTAGCTTTGGTGTGGTTGTACTAGAGATCATCAGCGGGAAAAGAAACACAGGATTTTACCAGTCAGAACAAACTTTAAGTCTTCTTGGATAT GCATGGAAGTCGTGGAAAGAAAACAGGGCATTAGATTTAATGGACCAAGCATTACGTGAAACATGCAACCCAAATGAGTTTTTGAGGTGTGTTGTTGTTGGACTCTTATGCGTGCAAGAAGACCCAGCTGACCGTCCATCCATGTCAAATGCAGTTTTCATGCTTGGTAGTGAAAATGCAACTCTTCCAACTCCTAAACAACCAGCCTTTGTTGTAAGGAGATCCCTTTCTGGCACAGCTTCTTCTTCTAGTAAACCAGAGATATTTAATGAGTTAACGGTTACCCTAGAAGAAGGACGTTGA
- the LOC121250698 gene encoding zinc finger protein CONSTANS-LIKE 4-like isoform X1, whose translation MKNCELCKAPARTYCESDEASLCWDCDAKVHGANFLVARHSRTLLCHACQTQTPWRASGAKLGHTVSVCVGCVAGNRNKDDERESQGGNDDDLEENDRDQDVDDIDDAEEDDDDEDGDADNYAEKEGDNQVVPWSMPPAASSSSSEEVSVTTFALKRMRENDLDLGNAQQDDLSRSSTERENGAALTAQADDGEATSVDSVRPRKNRRTESDRAVEVDGGEASSSTIIGSLRRIRRRD comes from the exons ATGAAAAACTGCGAGCTCTGCAAGGCCCCTGCTAGGACTTACTGCGAGTCGGACGAGGCGAGTCTCTGCTGGGACTGCGACGCCAAGGTCCACGGAGCCAACTTCCTCGTGGCTCGCCACTCCAGGACCCTCCTCTGCCACGCGTGCCAGACCCAAACCCCGTGGAGAGCGTCCGGTGCAAAGCTCGGGCACACGGTCTCCGTGTGCGTGGGCTGCGTCGCAGGAAACCGAAACAAAGATGATGAGCGGGAGAGCCAAGGAGGTAATGATGATGATCTCGAAGAAAACGACCGTGATCAGGACGTGGATGACATAGATGATGCTGAGGAGGATGATGACGACGAAGACGGTGATGCTGATAATTATGCTGAGAAGGAGGGAGATAATCAGGTTGTGCCGTGGTCTATGCCGCCTGCGGCGAGCTCTTCGAGTAGCGAAGAAGTGTCGGTGACAACGTTTGCGTTGAAGCGAATGCGTGAGAACGATTTAGATCTTGGAAACGCTCAG CAGGACGATCTCAGCCGTTCTTCAACTGAACGGGAGAACGGCGCGGCGTTGACGGCTCAGGCTGATGACGGCGAGGCGACTTCTGTTGACTCAGTGAGGCCCCGGAAGAACCGGAGGACAGAATCGGACCGAGCGGTTGAGGTCGATGGCGGTGAGGCATCTTCTTCGACGATTATCGGGTCGCTCAGGAGAATCCGACGGCGAGATTAG
- the LOC121250698 gene encoding zinc finger protein CONSTANS-LIKE 9-like isoform X2, which yields MKNCELCKAPARTYCESDEASLCWDCDAKVHGANFLVARHSRTLLCHACQTQTPWRASGAKLGHTVSVCVGCVAGNRNKDDERESQGGNDDDLEENDRDQDVDDIDDAEEDDDDEDGDADNYAEKEGDNQVVPWSMPPAASSSSSEEVSVTTFALKRMRENDLDLGNAQDDLSRSSTERENGAALTAQADDGEATSVDSVRPRKNRRTESDRAVEVDGGEASSSTIIGSLRRIRRRD from the exons ATGAAAAACTGCGAGCTCTGCAAGGCCCCTGCTAGGACTTACTGCGAGTCGGACGAGGCGAGTCTCTGCTGGGACTGCGACGCCAAGGTCCACGGAGCCAACTTCCTCGTGGCTCGCCACTCCAGGACCCTCCTCTGCCACGCGTGCCAGACCCAAACCCCGTGGAGAGCGTCCGGTGCAAAGCTCGGGCACACGGTCTCCGTGTGCGTGGGCTGCGTCGCAGGAAACCGAAACAAAGATGATGAGCGGGAGAGCCAAGGAGGTAATGATGATGATCTCGAAGAAAACGACCGTGATCAGGACGTGGATGACATAGATGATGCTGAGGAGGATGATGACGACGAAGACGGTGATGCTGATAATTATGCTGAGAAGGAGGGAGATAATCAGGTTGTGCCGTGGTCTATGCCGCCTGCGGCGAGCTCTTCGAGTAGCGAAGAAGTGTCGGTGACAACGTTTGCGTTGAAGCGAATGCGTGAGAACGATTTAGATCTTGGAAACGCTCAG GACGATCTCAGCCGTTCTTCAACTGAACGGGAGAACGGCGCGGCGTTGACGGCTCAGGCTGATGACGGCGAGGCGACTTCTGTTGACTCAGTGAGGCCCCGGAAGAACCGGAGGACAGAATCGGACCGAGCGGTTGAGGTCGATGGCGGTGAGGCATCTTCTTCGACGATTATCGGGTCGCTCAGGAGAATCCGACGGCGAGATTAG